The proteins below come from a single Plantactinospora sp. KBS50 genomic window:
- a CDS encoding HAD family phosphatase, whose product MLGLPDHVSTCLFDLDGVLTQTAKVHNAAWEQTFNDYLRQRAAANHERFKPYDPGPDYNRYVDGRPRADGVRTFLASRGITLPEGSPDDPPEAETINGLGNRKNVVLLERIHTDGVQPYEGSVAYLKAATDAGLRRAVVSASANCRDVVQAAGLAEYLEVRVDGLVARERGLRGKPHPDTFLAAAKLLGVQPGEAAVFEDALAGVEAGRAGQFGYVIGVDRVGQADELREHGADIVVRDLAELLAGAKGGAS is encoded by the coding sequence GTGTTGGGCCTACCCGATCACGTTTCGACGTGTCTCTTCGATCTCGACGGCGTGCTGACGCAGACCGCAAAGGTGCACAACGCCGCCTGGGAACAAACGTTCAATGACTACCTGCGGCAGCGGGCGGCCGCGAACCATGAGCGGTTCAAGCCGTACGACCCGGGGCCGGACTACAACCGGTATGTCGACGGCCGACCGCGCGCGGACGGCGTACGTACCTTTCTCGCATCCCGGGGTATAACTCTGCCGGAGGGGTCGCCGGACGACCCGCCCGAGGCCGAGACGATCAACGGGCTGGGCAACCGGAAGAACGTGGTGCTGCTGGAGCGCATCCACACCGACGGTGTCCAGCCCTACGAGGGCTCGGTCGCGTACCTGAAGGCGGCCACCGACGCCGGCCTGCGCCGCGCGGTGGTCTCGGCCAGCGCCAACTGCCGGGACGTGGTGCAGGCCGCCGGTCTCGCCGAATATCTGGAGGTACGGGTGGACGGTCTGGTGGCGCGGGAACGCGGCCTGCGCGGCAAGCCGCATCCGGACACCTTCCTGGCCGCCGCGAAGCTGCTGGGCGTGCAACCGGGCGAGGCGGCCGTGTTCGAGGACGCGCTGGCCGGCGTGGAGGCCGGCCGGGCCGGACAGTTCGGCTACGTGATCGGCGTGGACCGGGTGGGACAGGCGGACGAGCTTCGCGAGCACGGCGCGGACATCGTGGTCCGCGACCTCGCCGAGCTGCTGGCCGGGGCGAAGGGTGGAGCATCATGA
- a CDS encoding DUF4442 domain-containing protein: protein MMTDGEQVAAGLRAAVPFVRTLGLEFLEIGPDPAEDAAGALRAVVRLPDAEAIHNHVAGPHAGAIFTLGETASGAVVMAAVGHLLDRAVPLTVRAEIAYRKLSLGPVTATAWLHRPVAEIEAELAVGGRPRLETPVRIATADGVVRAEMTLVWALRLN, encoded by the coding sequence GTGATGACCGACGGGGAGCAGGTGGCCGCCGGCCTGCGGGCGGCCGTGCCGTTCGTCCGCACGCTGGGCCTGGAGTTTCTGGAGATCGGGCCGGACCCGGCCGAGGACGCCGCCGGGGCGCTGCGGGCGGTCGTGCGGCTGCCGGACGCCGAGGCCATCCACAACCACGTCGCGGGGCCGCACGCCGGTGCCATCTTCACGCTCGGCGAGACCGCCTCCGGGGCGGTGGTCATGGCCGCCGTCGGTCACCTGCTGGACCGCGCGGTGCCGCTGACGGTCCGCGCCGAGATCGCGTACCGGAAGCTCTCGCTCGGCCCGGTCACGGCCACCGCCTGGCTGCACCGCCCGGTCGCCGAGATCGAGGCCGAGCTGGCCGTCGGCGGCCGGCCCAGGCTGGAGACCCCGGTGCGGATCGCCACCGCGGACGGCGTCGTGCGGGCCGAGATGACCCTGGTCTGGGCCCTCCGGCTGAACTAA
- a CDS encoding ABC transporter ATP-binding protein: MTTVALRDVTKVFSDGTVAVDSVSLDVADGEFMVLLGPSGCGKSTVLRIVAGLEDPTGGAVLLNGELANDTPPRDRGIAMVFQDFALYPHMSVRENIGFPLRLSGIDPDRRGERVSDVAGALGIGEVLARRPGQLSGGQRQRVAMGRAIVRRPGLFLMDEPLSNLDSGLRAELRAEISGLVRELGVSTIYVTHDQAEALTMADRVAILRKGVLQDVGTPTQVYGRPATLYVAAFLGSPRMNLLEASVYAQLDRHVALDLGAQTLYLPWDDIRSRVVAHYHGERIVVGIRAESLTPVPPDQPGDVLRGRIRYLEHHGHESLAFLDIGALAVPVDEMGSGTVEPARTGSRGTLGKLMQRLSGRTAPVPAPPSSNGRASVLADGRHSRRPAELAVRLAPYPAVAAGQSLAVSVRLDALHFFDDRGDRIDAGWR; encoded by the coding sequence GTGACCACCGTCGCACTACGGGACGTGACCAAGGTCTTCTCCGACGGCACGGTAGCCGTCGACTCGGTGAGCCTTGATGTCGCCGACGGTGAGTTCATGGTGCTGCTCGGCCCGTCCGGCTGCGGCAAGTCCACCGTGCTGCGGATCGTCGCCGGTCTGGAGGACCCGACCGGCGGGGCGGTGTTGCTGAACGGCGAACTGGCCAACGACACGCCGCCCCGGGACCGTGGCATCGCCATGGTGTTCCAGGACTTCGCGCTCTATCCGCACATGTCGGTGCGGGAGAACATCGGGTTCCCGCTGCGGCTGTCCGGGATCGATCCGGACCGCCGGGGCGAGCGGGTCTCGGACGTGGCGGGCGCGTTGGGCATCGGCGAGGTGCTCGCGCGCCGACCGGGACAGCTCTCCGGCGGCCAGCGGCAGCGGGTGGCCATGGGGCGGGCGATCGTCCGCCGCCCCGGGCTGTTCCTGATGGACGAGCCGCTGTCCAACCTGGACAGCGGCCTGCGGGCCGAGCTGCGGGCGGAGATCTCCGGGCTGGTCCGGGAGCTGGGCGTGAGCACCATCTACGTCACCCACGACCAGGCCGAGGCGCTGACCATGGCCGACCGGGTGGCCATCCTGCGCAAGGGGGTGCTCCAGGACGTCGGCACGCCCACCCAGGTGTACGGCCGGCCGGCCACCCTGTACGTCGCCGCGTTCCTCGGCAGTCCCCGGATGAACCTGTTGGAAGCGTCGGTGTACGCGCAGCTCGACCGGCACGTGGCGCTCGACCTCGGCGCGCAGACCCTCTATCTGCCCTGGGACGACATCCGGTCCCGGGTCGTGGCGCACTACCACGGCGAGCGGATCGTGGTCGGCATCCGGGCCGAGTCGCTGACGCCGGTGCCGCCGGACCAGCCGGGGGACGTGCTGCGCGGCCGGATCCGCTACCTCGAACACCACGGCCACGAGTCGCTGGCGTTCCTCGACATCGGCGCGCTGGCGGTACCGGTCGACGAGATGGGCTCCGGGACGGTCGAGCCGGCGCGTACCGGCAGCCGGGGAACGCTGGGCAAGCTCATGCAGCGGCTGTCCGGCCGGACGGCGCCGGTGCCGGCGCCGCCCAGCAGCAACGGCCGGGCCAGCGTGCTGGCCGACGGCCGGCACTCCCGGCGACCGGCCGAACTGGCGGTACGGCTTGCGCCGTACCCGGCGGTCGCCGCCGGGCAGTCGCTGGCGGTGTCGGTACGGCTGGACGCGCTGCACTTCTTCGACGACCGCGGCGACCGGATCGACGCCGGTTGGCGCTGA
- a CDS encoding bifunctional glycosyltransferase family 2 protein/CDP-glycerol:glycerophosphate glycerophosphotransferase, with translation MTLISFVVPVYQVQGYLRECLDSILDQSFTDVEVIAIDDNSPDHSGEILAEYAARDPRLRVVSLDRNEGQGPARNRGAKLATGKYVWFLDSDDWLAEGAIQAVVDRLRETDAEVLIVDWARVYWTGRTDNSVPGRRFNLAPAVFAAREWPEVLEILHVPWNKVIRRDLLERIDFQFRSGWYEDVPFTYRLLLTADRVSLLARTCVYYRRRRSGAATGTLGDGHFAIFPNWAQVFETFDDSRPGAADLRGRLFRRMIWHFLMVRGNDDRMPKHLRKRYFAEMTDHYRRYLPPDGYPMPDGVEGLKHRLVARGAHHTFQALRLAFRARAYVSRKVRKQKRRVGKTARQVAKVARDGLLMAYYKLQLRMPMDPKLALYGAYWYRGYSCNPAAIYAKARDLAPDVHGVFVVRRDKAETMPPGVDYVIAGTARYYRMLARAHWLINNVNWPDMAVKRPGSVHVMTHHGTPLKVMGIDQRSYPAGAGDPDLGAQLRRADRWDYSITANGFTSQMWDRAYPCRYETLETGYPRNDRLALATPEEIARVRASLGIAPTDRVVLYAPTHREHLPGYHPPFDAAAFVDAIGPNGLLLMRSHYFHDRAKAPVTRQEIERVRDVSEYPSVEDLYLVADVLVTDYSSLMFDYSVLDRPIVIYAPDWQAYRLVRGVYFDIMAEPPGAVATSFPDLLALFRASAVDDDAATKARSHFRARFSSLEDGHAAERVVQRVFLGRAG, from the coding sequence ATGACTCTGATCAGCTTCGTCGTACCGGTTTATCAGGTTCAGGGCTACCTGAGGGAATGCCTCGACTCGATCCTCGACCAGTCGTTCACCGACGTTGAGGTCATCGCGATCGACGACAACTCGCCCGACCACAGCGGCGAGATCCTCGCCGAGTACGCCGCTCGGGATCCGCGGCTTCGGGTCGTCTCGCTGGACCGGAACGAGGGACAGGGCCCGGCCCGCAACCGCGGCGCCAAACTGGCCACCGGTAAGTACGTCTGGTTCCTGGACAGCGACGACTGGCTGGCCGAGGGTGCGATCCAGGCCGTGGTGGACCGGCTCCGGGAGACCGACGCCGAGGTGCTGATCGTCGACTGGGCGCGGGTGTACTGGACCGGCCGGACCGACAACAGCGTGCCGGGCCGGCGGTTCAACCTCGCCCCCGCGGTCTTCGCGGCCCGGGAGTGGCCCGAGGTGCTGGAGATCCTGCACGTCCCGTGGAACAAGGTCATCCGTCGGGATCTGCTGGAGCGGATCGACTTCCAGTTCCGGTCCGGCTGGTACGAGGACGTCCCGTTCACCTACCGGCTGCTGCTCACCGCCGACCGGGTCAGCCTGCTGGCCCGCACCTGCGTGTACTACCGGCGCCGGCGCAGCGGGGCGGCCACCGGCACGCTCGGCGACGGCCACTTCGCGATCTTCCCCAACTGGGCGCAGGTCTTCGAGACCTTCGACGACAGCCGTCCCGGCGCGGCCGATCTGCGCGGGCGGCTGTTCCGCCGGATGATCTGGCACTTCCTGATGGTGCGCGGCAACGACGACCGGATGCCGAAGCACCTGCGCAAGCGGTACTTCGCCGAGATGACCGACCACTACCGGCGCTACCTGCCGCCCGACGGGTATCCGATGCCCGACGGCGTGGAGGGGCTCAAGCACCGGCTGGTGGCCCGGGGCGCGCACCACACCTTCCAGGCGCTGCGGCTGGCGTTCCGCGCCCGCGCCTACGTCTCCCGCAAGGTGCGCAAGCAGAAGCGGCGGGTCGGCAAGACCGCCCGCCAGGTGGCGAAGGTCGCCCGGGACGGGCTGCTGATGGCGTACTACAAGCTCCAGTTGCGGATGCCGATGGACCCGAAGCTGGCGCTGTACGGGGCGTACTGGTACCGCGGCTACTCCTGCAACCCGGCGGCCATCTACGCGAAGGCGCGGGACCTGGCGCCGGACGTGCACGGCGTGTTCGTGGTCCGGCGGGACAAGGCGGAGACCATGCCGCCCGGCGTGGACTACGTGATCGCCGGGACGGCCCGCTACTACCGGATGCTGGCCCGCGCGCACTGGCTGATCAACAACGTCAACTGGCCCGACATGGCGGTCAAGCGTCCGGGGTCGGTCCACGTGATGACCCACCACGGCACGCCGCTCAAGGTCATGGGCATCGACCAGCGGTCGTACCCGGCCGGCGCCGGCGATCCCGACCTCGGCGCCCAACTGCGCCGGGCGGACCGCTGGGACTACAGCATCACCGCGAACGGCTTCACGAGCCAGATGTGGGACCGGGCCTACCCGTGCCGGTACGAGACGCTGGAGACCGGCTATCCGCGCAACGACCGGCTCGCGCTGGCCACGCCGGAGGAGATCGCCCGGGTCCGCGCGTCGCTCGGCATCGCACCCACGGACCGGGTGGTGCTGTACGCGCCGACGCACCGGGAGCACCTTCCCGGCTACCACCCGCCGTTCGACGCGGCCGCGTTCGTCGACGCGATCGGCCCGAACGGGCTGCTGCTGATGCGCAGCCACTACTTCCACGACCGGGCCAAGGCGCCGGTCACCAGGCAGGAGATCGAGCGGGTCCGGGACGTCTCGGAGTACCCGTCGGTCGAGGATCTCTACCTCGTCGCCGACGTACTGGTGACCGACTATTCCTCGCTCATGTTCGACTACTCGGTGCTGGACCGGCCGATCGTGATCTACGCGCCGGACTGGCAGGCGTACCGGTTGGTCCGAGGTGTCTATTTCGACATCATGGCTGAGCCGCCGGGTGCGGTGGCCACGTCGTTCCCGGACCTGCTGGCCCTGTTCCGGGCCAGCGCGGTGGACGACGACGCGGCCACGAAGGCCCGCAGCCACTTCCGGGCCAGGTTCAGCTCGCTGGAGGACGGCCACGCCGCGGAACGGGTGGTCCAGCGCGTCTTCCTGGGCAGAGCCGGCTGA